Proteins encoded within one genomic window of Kibdelosporangium phytohabitans:
- a CDS encoding CHAT domain-containing protein, which yields MSDPTTAIETARELYSQSAAAGCSAREQEGRELAKQGLSVLDSVAPVGQAHHLDWLRIRIRLAGLLAALIADTDGIEVSLARLEALREHIQDVPDPVVRLELDASVDHNCGFLLLSAGRNEEGLVKFSSSIDRKLQCLADTDSPALVTEKLVHSLLARVLVGTRLGQIGAARADLDWAFRLAAERDLPVKAADCRHALANLELRTGNVPAALRHYEASSSAYQALGQDTLPLLRLDQAQALLTAGLAHEASTHLDEVLPIMSADGNSRELGRAERYRAQAALLTGDLDLALEMALRSEERMKRWDCQTCVADAALVALRVDTIRALRSDSATDLPDRALAFADSLPRPSLVEQAGWARMLATRVAVKQGDLGKAAELLDQVAPPSDLTTIDYRLLRRLCRAELADARGETGVALDEIRTGLAELDEVRDRMDGLDLVSGAALHGQELGELAVRLVLRGEDARKLFGWLERTRAQTYRYEPLGRVDDPQLAERIDEVRSLTQSLRQAQHDAHPTATIAVRRAQRLREAGRLGWHTGRWGQPRPVVGAPEVADALGSRALVSFVVSDDALVAVVLTDGDVHRVNLGPASEAAQRARMLNVDLNALAPDHLPVPMVQVVTGSARKQADRLDGLIGQPLRHLIGDRDLVVVPTGALYGVPWGLLPSMHGRPVVVAPSATAWLAAERATASRHGHTILVRSLGLPAAVGEIHKLSTHHETARLISGDEATVSAVLGALDGARLAHIAAHGAHEPENALFSRLELADGALFAHEIAGLNQPPRQVVLAACELALNRIRPGDEPLGFASALLASGSQTVIAPLSKVGDHASAAAMDDYHRRLAAGAEPAVALADAIAVDPFRRPFVCLGSSA from the coding sequence GTGAGCGATCCCACCACAGCCATTGAGACAGCACGCGAGTTGTACAGCCAGTCGGCGGCTGCCGGGTGCAGTGCACGCGAACAAGAAGGCCGTGAGCTCGCCAAGCAGGGGCTCAGCGTGCTCGACTCGGTCGCCCCGGTCGGCCAGGCGCACCACCTCGACTGGCTGCGGATCAGAATCCGCCTGGCCGGCCTGCTGGCCGCGCTGATCGCCGACACCGACGGAATCGAGGTCAGCCTCGCCCGGCTGGAGGCGCTGCGCGAGCACATCCAGGACGTACCGGACCCGGTCGTCCGGCTCGAACTCGACGCGTCGGTCGACCACAACTGCGGGTTCCTGCTGCTCAGCGCGGGCCGCAACGAAGAAGGCCTGGTCAAGTTCAGCTCGTCGATCGACCGCAAGCTCCAGTGCCTCGCCGACACCGACAGCCCGGCGCTGGTGACCGAGAAGCTGGTCCACTCGCTGCTGGCCCGTGTCCTGGTCGGCACGAGGCTCGGGCAGATCGGGGCCGCGCGGGCCGATCTCGACTGGGCCTTCCGGCTCGCCGCCGAGCGCGATCTGCCGGTCAAGGCCGCTGACTGCCGGCACGCACTGGCCAACCTGGAACTGCGCACCGGCAACGTGCCCGCCGCACTGCGGCACTACGAGGCCAGCAGCAGCGCCTACCAGGCGCTGGGCCAGGACACCCTGCCGCTGCTGCGGCTCGACCAGGCGCAGGCCCTGCTGACCGCCGGTCTCGCGCACGAGGCGAGCACCCACCTCGACGAGGTCCTGCCGATCATGAGCGCGGACGGCAACAGCAGGGAACTCGGCCGCGCCGAGCGATACCGCGCCCAGGCCGCCCTGCTCACCGGCGACCTGGACCTGGCACTGGAGATGGCTCTGCGCTCCGAGGAGCGGATGAAGCGCTGGGACTGCCAGACCTGCGTCGCGGACGCCGCCCTTGTCGCCCTGCGGGTGGACACGATCCGCGCGCTGCGTTCGGACTCGGCGACGGACCTGCCGGACCGGGCGCTCGCGTTCGCCGACTCACTGCCGCGGCCGAGTCTGGTCGAGCAGGCCGGGTGGGCCAGGATGCTCGCGACCCGGGTGGCCGTCAAACAGGGCGACCTCGGCAAGGCGGCCGAACTGCTCGACCAGGTCGCCCCGCCGAGCGACCTCACGACCATCGACTACCGGCTGCTGCGCAGGCTCTGCCGGGCCGAGCTCGCCGACGCCCGCGGTGAAACCGGCGTGGCCCTTGACGAGATCCGGACCGGGCTGGCCGAGCTCGACGAGGTCCGTGACCGGATGGACGGCCTCGACCTGGTGTCCGGCGCGGCACTGCACGGCCAGGAGCTCGGTGAGCTCGCGGTCCGGCTCGTCCTGCGTGGCGAGGACGCCCGCAAGCTGTTCGGCTGGCTGGAGCGCACCCGTGCCCAGACCTACCGGTACGAGCCGCTCGGCCGCGTCGACGATCCGCAGCTGGCTGAGCGGATCGACGAGGTCCGCAGCCTCACCCAGTCACTGCGCCAGGCCCAGCACGACGCCCACCCGACCGCGACGATCGCCGTACGGCGGGCGCAGCGGCTCCGGGAAGCGGGTCGTCTCGGCTGGCACACCGGGCGTTGGGGACAGCCACGGCCGGTCGTCGGCGCGCCCGAGGTCGCCGACGCCCTGGGGAGCCGGGCGTTGGTGAGTTTCGTCGTGTCCGACGACGCGCTCGTCGCCGTGGTGCTGACGGACGGCGATGTCCACCGGGTGAACCTGGGGCCGGCCAGCGAGGCGGCGCAGCGGGCCCGGATGCTCAACGTGGACCTCAACGCTCTGGCGCCCGACCACTTGCCCGTCCCGATGGTGCAGGTCGTCACAGGCTCCGCGCGCAAACAGGCCGACCGGCTGGACGGTCTGATCGGACAGCCCTTGAGGCACCTGATCGGCGACCGGGATCTGGTAGTGGTGCCCACGGGCGCGCTCTACGGTGTGCCGTGGGGACTGCTCCCGTCCATGCACGGACGGCCCGTGGTCGTGGCACCGTCGGCGACGGCGTGGCTGGCAGCCGAACGCGCCACGGCAAGCCGGCACGGGCACACGATCCTCGTCCGGTCGCTCGGATTGCCCGCCGCTGTCGGCGAAATCCACAAACTCAGCACGCACCACGAGACCGCGCGGTTGATCTCGGGCGACGAGGCCACGGTCAGCGCAGTGCTTGGGGCGCTTGACGGCGCGCGGCTCGCGCACATCGCGGCGCACGGCGCGCACGAGCCGGAGAACGCGCTGTTCTCCAGGCTCGAACTCGCCGACGGCGCGCTGTTCGCGCACGAGATCGCCGGGTTGAACCAGCCGCCGCGGCAGGTCGTGCTCGCGGCCTGCGAGCTGGCGCTCAACCGGATCCGGCCGGGCGACGAGCCGCTGGGGTTCGCCAGCGCGTTGCTGGCCAGCGGGTCCCAGACGGTCATCGCGCCGCTGAGCAAGGTCGGCGACCACGCTTCGGCGGCGGCGATGGACGACTACCACCGCCGCCTCGCCGCGGGCGCCGAACCCGCTGTGGCGCTGGCCGACGCGATCGCCGTCGACCCCTTCCGCCGCCCGTTCGTGTGCCTGGGCAGCTCCGCCTAG
- the phnE gene encoding phosphonate ABC transporter, permease protein PhnE, producing the protein MNPPTRKAPSPVAFIVIAALVGVHVLAWQGTGFSPGALVEGWRGMADFLSQSFPPDLGVLGDSLDAAVVTLYIGLLGTTFSIPFALLLGVLASRATTPNSWTYQIARSILSVLRSVPDVVFALIFVTAVGLGPFAGVLALVFHNTGVMGKLWAEAMEETDPGPREALRVAGASGAQTAVNAVLPAVLPQMVGLLLYRFDVNVRSSLVLGLVGAGGIGFLINQSIKLFRFDQMVTHIIVVVVVVVLVDQLSAYVRRRLAT; encoded by the coding sequence ATGAACCCACCGACCCGCAAGGCGCCGTCCCCGGTCGCCTTCATCGTCATCGCCGCCCTGGTCGGCGTGCACGTCCTCGCCTGGCAGGGCACCGGGTTCTCCCCCGGCGCGCTCGTCGAGGGCTGGCGCGGGATGGCCGACTTCCTCAGCCAGTCGTTCCCGCCCGACCTCGGCGTGCTCGGCGACAGTCTGGACGCGGCGGTCGTCACGCTCTACATCGGACTGCTCGGCACCACGTTCTCGATCCCGTTCGCCCTGCTGCTCGGGGTGCTCGCGTCGCGGGCCACCACGCCGAACTCGTGGACCTACCAGATCGCCCGGTCGATCCTGTCGGTGCTGCGGTCGGTCCCCGACGTCGTGTTCGCGTTGATCTTCGTCACGGCGGTGGGCCTCGGACCGTTCGCGGGCGTGCTCGCGCTGGTGTTCCACAACACCGGCGTGATGGGCAAGCTGTGGGCCGAGGCGATGGAGGAAACCGACCCCGGGCCACGGGAAGCACTGCGGGTGGCGGGCGCGTCCGGCGCGCAGACCGCCGTGAACGCCGTACTGCCCGCGGTACTGCCGCAGATGGTCGGCCTGCTGCTGTACCGGTTCGACGTGAACGTGCGCTCGTCGCTGGTGCTGGGACTGGTCGGCGCGGGCGGCATCGGGTTCCTGATCAACCAGTCCATCAAGCTGTTCCGATTCGACCAGATGGTCACGCACATCATCGTGGTGGTCGTCGTGGTCGTACTCGTCGACCAGCTCTCGGCGTACGTCCGCCGCAGGCTGGCGACCTAG
- a CDS encoding glycoside hydrolase family 28 protein: MSSSRHTRRDVLRGAGLAAGGLLTGTGFATQAAAGVDAAGAKPPDQWRLVPHILGRIRPPTFPARVFPITSYGAVGDGRRKNTAAINDAIEDCGRSGGGRVLVPAGTFVTGGIRMRSGVDLHVAEGAMLKFSNDPKDFLPLVLVRWEGTLCYNYQSFIYAHRQENMAITGSGTIDGDAPNGPWPGWGAGSTPELRKMGEDGVPVEQRIMGEGKRMRPNMIQFVDCRNLLVRDVHLRNPAMWTLHPVFCTNVTVRNVHIHSTNSQGDGVDLDSTSYAHVAGSRFDTNDDCVVLKSGRDADGRRIGIPTSFVVVERCKFAGRWGGITVGSESSGGVHDVFCRDCEVNPPDFPGRYPVKHALYIKTNSDRGGVVDGVHLRNIKGRNVEREVLYASMYYNGGGSGKHYPTLKNLTVDGMTVTGGRKAIHLDGLPESNIRDVTITNSDFTGIAEKNTIRNTGNVVLRGVRVNGEPVG, encoded by the coding sequence GTGAGCAGCAGCAGGCACACGAGACGCGACGTCCTGCGTGGCGCCGGCCTCGCCGCAGGCGGACTGCTGACCGGAACCGGTTTCGCGACACAGGCGGCTGCCGGGGTCGACGCTGCCGGGGCCAAGCCGCCAGACCAGTGGAGACTGGTACCGCACATCCTCGGCAGGATCCGTCCGCCCACGTTTCCCGCTCGGGTCTTCCCGATCACCTCGTACGGCGCCGTCGGCGACGGCCGGCGCAAGAACACGGCCGCCATCAACGACGCCATCGAGGACTGCGGCCGAAGCGGTGGCGGACGGGTACTCGTCCCGGCAGGCACGTTCGTCACCGGCGGCATCCGGATGCGCAGCGGGGTCGACCTGCACGTCGCCGAGGGTGCCATGCTGAAGTTCAGCAACGACCCCAAGGATTTCCTGCCGCTCGTGCTGGTGCGCTGGGAAGGCACGCTCTGCTACAACTACCAGTCGTTCATCTACGCCCACCGCCAGGAGAACATGGCGATCACCGGATCCGGCACCATCGACGGCGACGCGCCCAACGGGCCATGGCCGGGCTGGGGCGCCGGTTCGACGCCGGAGCTGCGCAAGATGGGCGAGGACGGCGTGCCGGTCGAGCAGCGGATCATGGGCGAGGGAAAACGCATGCGGCCCAACATGATCCAGTTCGTCGACTGCCGGAACCTGCTGGTGCGGGATGTACACCTGCGCAACCCCGCGATGTGGACATTGCACCCGGTGTTCTGCACGAACGTGACCGTCCGCAATGTCCACATCCACAGCACCAACTCCCAGGGTGACGGCGTCGATCTAGACTCGACGAGCTACGCGCACGTGGCCGGCTCACGCTTCGACACCAACGACGACTGTGTCGTCCTCAAATCTGGTCGGGATGCCGACGGGCGGCGGATCGGCATCCCGACCTCCTTCGTGGTGGTCGAACGCTGCAAGTTCGCCGGGCGGTGGGGCGGGATCACCGTCGGCTCGGAGTCCTCCGGCGGGGTGCACGACGTGTTCTGCCGCGACTGCGAGGTCAACCCGCCGGACTTCCCGGGCCGGTACCCGGTCAAGCACGCGTTGTACATCAAGACGAACTCCGACCGCGGCGGCGTCGTGGACGGCGTTCACCTGCGAAACATCAAGGGCCGCAACGTGGAACGCGAAGTCCTGTACGCCAGCATGTACTACAACGGCGGCGGGTCGGGAAAGCACTACCCAACCCTCAAGAACCTCACGGTCGACGGCATGACCGTCACGGGCGGCCGCAAGGCCATCCACCTCGACGGCCTGCCGGAGAGCAACATCCGCGACGTGACCATCACCAACAGCGACTTCACCGGGATCGCCGAGAAGAACACCATTCGCAACACCGGCAACGTCGTGTTGCGTGGGGTGCGCGTCAACGGCGAGCCGGTCGGTTAG
- a CDS encoding phosphonate ABC transporter ATP-binding protein: MGIQITGLRKSFAGKQVLAGVELSVAPGEFVAVLGANGSGKSTVLRCAVGLQRPDSGTVGIDGGAAMVFQQIHLVGRRSALDNVCSGALGRLKLRQSLLFGREIRREAMDCLDRVGLADRAADRAGRLSGGQQQRVAIARALCQRAKVILADEPVSALDPSAAEQVVALLASLAGEGLAVLAVLHQPELAQRFAHRIVGLHRGKVAFESAAGAMDSQAVSSLYEGAR; the protein is encoded by the coding sequence CGGGCGTCGAGCTGTCCGTGGCGCCCGGCGAGTTCGTCGCGGTGCTCGGTGCGAACGGGTCAGGCAAGTCGACCGTGCTGCGGTGCGCGGTCGGCCTGCAGCGGCCGGACTCCGGCACGGTCGGCATCGACGGCGGCGCGGCCATGGTGTTCCAGCAGATCCACCTCGTCGGCCGCCGCAGCGCGCTGGACAACGTGTGCTCGGGAGCGCTCGGCCGGCTCAAGCTGAGGCAGTCGCTGCTGTTCGGCCGGGAGATCCGGCGCGAGGCGATGGACTGCCTCGACCGGGTCGGCCTCGCCGACCGCGCGGCCGACCGCGCCGGACGGCTGTCCGGCGGGCAGCAGCAACGGGTGGCGATCGCACGCGCGCTGTGCCAGCGCGCCAAGGTGATCCTCGCCGACGAACCTGTGTCCGCATTGGACCCGAGCGCCGCCGAACAAGTCGTCGCGTTGCTCGCCTCACTCGCCGGCGAAGGCCTCGCGGTGCTCGCCGTACTGCACCAACCTGAACTGGCCCAACGGTTCGCGCACCGGATCGTCGGGCTGCACCGGGGCAAGGTGGCGTTCGAGAGCGCGGCCGGGGCCATGGATTCCCAAGCTGTCAGTTCGCTCTACGAGGGCGCCCGATGA